The following DNA comes from Mucilaginibacter jinjuensis.
AACCCCATCAAAACCCCGCCGACAGAAGATGAAGGCATGAAAGAAGGGAAAGTACAGCCGTAGGTTTAGTTATGAGTTTTGAATGTGTGAATTAGTGAGTTATATGCCCTGCATTATCACAACTCACTAATTCACTACTCACAACTGCTTATCTACTTATCCCCGCCGAATTAAATTGCAGATCGTACAATTTGCGGTAGAAACCGTTGGGGATGCGTAATAACTCTTGATGGGTACCAATTTCTTTGATCTCACCGTGATCGAGCACGATGATCTTGTCTGCTTTTTGGATGGTGGATAGGCGGTGCGCAATAACGATAGCGGTACGGCCTTCCATCAGTTTATCAATTGCGTTTTGAATCAGCAATTCTGTTTCAGTATCTACTGATGATGTTGCTTCGTCCAAAACCAGAATAGCCGGGTTATAAACCAGCGCGCGGATGAAAGAGATCAATTGCGCCTGCCCTGCCGATAAAGTTGCGCCACGTTCCATCACGTTGTACTGATAACCGCCGGGTAAGCGTTCAATAAACTCATGCGCGCCAACATCTTTGGCGGCTTTAATAATCTGATCTAAAGTAATGTCAGGATTATTTAGGCTGATGTTATTAGCAATGGTATCAGAAAACAGGAAAACATCCTGGATCACCGTGGCAATCTTCGAACGCAGAAAGCCGGTTTCATATTCCTGCAGGTTAATGCCATCTACTTTTACCTCGCCTTTGCCTATTTCATAAAAACGGTTCAAGATATTGATGGTTGATGATTTACCCGCGCCGGTAGCACCAACCAGCGCCAGTGTTTCGCCCGGTTTAATATGGAAGCTGATATCTTTCAATACCCAGTTTTCATCGTTATAGGCAAACCAAACTTTGTTAAACTCTATATCGCCAATAATTTCACCCGATTTGATGCGGCCTGTATTAACGGCAACTTCGTCGGTATCCAAAACCTTAAAGATCCTATCAGCCCCCACCATACCCATTTGCAGGGTATTAAATTTATCAGCCAATTGGCGGATGGGGCGGAATAATAAGTTCAATAATGAAATAAAAGCAACGATTAGTCCCGGTGTAACGCCGTGTTTGGAGGCTGAGAAATTAGCCAGTTCACCGTCAGATAAAATTCGTTTGCAACCGTACCAAACCAATAAGCCCATGCACACGGCAAACAGAATCTCGACCACCGGGAAAAAGATAGAGTAATACCAGTTAGAGCGGATGTTGGCATCGCGATATTTGCGATTCACATCCACAAACTTGCGCATCTCCTGGTCTTCGCGGGCAAAGTATTGGATAATACTAACACCAGAGATATGCTCCTGCAAAAAGGTATTTAAATGCGAAACCTGCGTACGCACTTCCTGGAACGATGATTTTATAGCTTCTTTAAACACATACGTAGCCAAAAAGAGAAAAGGCATTGGGATAAGGGTAATCAGCGTCAGCTTCCAATCCTCAATCAGCATATAAATTACGATGGCAATTACCAGCAGTAAGTCACCGGCTATGGAGATCAGGCCTTCCGAGAAAATATCGGCAATAGTTTCCAGATCCGATACCGTACGGGTAATCAACATCCCAATAGGGGTTTTATCGAAATATTTTAAACGCAGGCTGATGATATGGTTAAACACATCCATCCGCAAATCTTTAATTACCGATTGGCCCAGCGCATTGGTCATATACGTTTGCCAGTACTGCGCCACGGTTTGTATAGCCAACTGACTAATCATCAAACCAACCATAAACACCAATCCATTATAATCGCCCACCACAATGTACTTATCCAGCGTACGCTGAATCAATATTGGTTGCACCAGCGCAATTACCGCTAAAAATATAGTGAGGAAAGCAGCAATACCGAACGTAAGCCTATATGGCTTTACATAGTGCATTACCCGCCGCATTAATCGCCAGTCGATGGCATTTCCGGTTACATTACTCATTCTTTTTTATTTCGGATTTCGAATGTTCGATTTCGGATTTATGCTTTTTCAAATTTTGATATTCTTACTCAGAAATATTAAAATCCGAAATCGAACATCCGAAATCCGAAATCCCTACAAATATGGATAAACTACTTCTGTTAAATATAAGCCGCAGGCAGGCACAGATGTACCGGCTTTGCTGCGGTTTTTGCTTTCTATTATTTGCCTGATAGCCTCGGGCGTTATTTCCTTTTTGCCGATCATCATCATCGTTCCAACTATCGCCCTTACCATATTACGTAAAAAGCGATCGGCCGAGATGTGAAAGGTTAAACTGCCATCGGAGTTCTCTACCCACTCAGCACGGCTAATTTTGCAATTATTGGTAAACACCTGGGTATTTGATTTACTGAAACAGCTGAAATCGATATACTCCATCATTATACGTGCACCTGCATTCATCAGCTCAATATCTGGCCTATCCCTCAACAACCACGAATATTTGGTTTTAAAAGGATCCTTCTGAAAATGGACATGGTATTCATAAGAGCGAAGCGTGGCATCGAAACGGGCATGAGCTTCTGCATCAACCGGGATAATACGCGACACCGCAATGTCATAAGGCAACAAAGCATTAAGGCCTGCCAAACTAACGTCCCCCAGCCCCTTAAAGGGGGAGCCGCTACCCTCTTCTACTCCCCCTTTAGGGGGTTGGGGGGCAACGTCTACGTGCGCATAAAACTGCTTCGCATGCACCCCTGTATCCGTACGACCGCAACCTAAGGTTTCAATGGGTTGCCTTAATAAAGTACTTAAGGCCTTGTTCAGCATTTCCTGTACCGTTACTGCATTAGGCTGGGTTTGCCAGCCGTGGTAATTGGTACCGTCATAGGCGAGTTCTATAAAATAACGTTGTTGTTCGGCCACGGCGCAAAGTTAATAAACCGTGGCTTATGCATACTTATGTTTTAGTGAAACAAATATTATCTTTGTGACTCTTAATACAACTATGATACAAAGAATGCAATCTATATACCTGTTTTTGGCAGGCCTTTTAATTTTCGCGCTTTATCTGTTCCCGTTAGCACATAATGTTGATATTAATGGCATACCCACTACGATTAAAGCTACCGGCTTATACCAAATAGTAAACGGACAGGAAACCCATACCGAAGTTTTTGTAGCCCTAACTGCGGTTACAGCAATAATAGGCCTGCTCCCCATCATCATCATTTTCCTTTACAAAAACCGCAAAAAGCAGGTTACGTTCTGCTACAGCGCCATACTGGTTGTTATCGGTTTTAGCTTCTGGATGGCGCAAACTGTTAAAAGCGTTACCGGCGGCATTACTATCGGCACCAACAATATGGGCATTGGTTTATTACTATCAAGCCTTAGCATTGTGATGCTGATTTTTGCAGCCAAAGCTATTCAGCGCGATGAGAAACTGGTGCGCTCTGCCGACAGATTACGATAATACCATTCAAATAATCAAACAGTTATGCTAAATAATGCCATTTACAAATAACTGTTTGATTTAAAATTTAAATAGCGTACCTTTGCACTCGATTTGGCGATGTTGCCAAGTTCGTTATTTAAATTCATGAACAACCCATTTATTGAACTGGGAATCCGTCATGACATTGTTAATGCCATTAGCGAGTTAGGCTTTGAAAAACCTACTCCAATACAGGAAGCTTCTA
Coding sequences within:
- a CDS encoding ABC transporter ATP-binding protein, which encodes MSNVTGNAIDWRLMRRVMHYVKPYRLTFGIAAFLTIFLAVIALVQPILIQRTLDKYIVVGDYNGLVFMVGLMISQLAIQTVAQYWQTYMTNALGQSVIKDLRMDVFNHIISLRLKYFDKTPIGMLITRTVSDLETIADIFSEGLISIAGDLLLVIAIVIYMLIEDWKLTLITLIPMPFLFLATYVFKEAIKSSFQEVRTQVSHLNTFLQEHISGVSIIQYFAREDQEMRKFVDVNRKYRDANIRSNWYYSIFFPVVEILFAVCMGLLVWYGCKRILSDGELANFSASKHGVTPGLIVAFISLLNLLFRPIRQLADKFNTLQMGMVGADRIFKVLDTDEVAVNTGRIKSGEIIGDIEFNKVWFAYNDENWVLKDISFHIKPGETLALVGATGAGKSSTINILNRFYEIGKGEVKVDGINLQEYETGFLRSKIATVIQDVFLFSDTIANNISLNNPDITLDQIIKAAKDVGAHEFIERLPGGYQYNVMERGATLSAGQAQLISFIRALVYNPAILVLDEATSSVDTETELLIQNAIDKLMEGRTAIVIAHRLSTIQKADKIIVLDHGEIKEIGTHQELLRIPNGFYRKLYDLQFNSAGISR
- the truA gene encoding tRNA pseudouridine(38-40) synthase TruA, giving the protein MAEQQRYFIELAYDGTNYHGWQTQPNAVTVQEMLNKALSTLLRQPIETLGCGRTDTGVHAKQFYAHVDVAPQPPKGGVEEGSGSPFKGLGDVSLAGLNALLPYDIAVSRIIPVDAEAHARFDATLRSYEYHVHFQKDPFKTKYSWLLRDRPDIELMNAGARIMMEYIDFSCFSKSNTQVFTNNCKISRAEWVENSDGSLTFHISADRFLRNMVRAIVGTMMMIGKKEITPEAIRQIIESKNRSKAGTSVPACGLYLTEVVYPYL
- a CDS encoding DUF4293 domain-containing protein, yielding MQSIYLFLAGLLIFALYLFPLAHNVDINGIPTTIKATGLYQIVNGQETHTEVFVALTAVTAIIGLLPIIIIFLYKNRKKQVTFCYSAILVVIGFSFWMAQTVKSVTGGITIGTNNMGIGLLLSSLSIVMLIFAAKAIQRDEKLVRSADRLR